One part of the Salmo salar chromosome ssa10, Ssal_v3.1, whole genome shotgun sequence genome encodes these proteins:
- the skic8 gene encoding superkiller complex protein 8: MTTQYSILFKQEHAHDDAIWTAAWGRSERDGLETIVTGSLDDMVKVWKWSDEKLELQWTLEGHQLGIVSVDVSPNGAIAASSSLDAHIRLWDLEFGKQIKSMDAGPVDAWTVAFSPDSKYIATGSHLGKVNIFGVESGKKEYSLDTRGKFILSIAYSPDGKYLASGAIDGIINIFDIATGKLLHTLEGHAMPIRSLTFSPDSQLLVTASDDGYIKIYDVQHAKLAGTLSGHASWVLNVAFSPDDTHFVSSSSDKSVKVWDASSRACVNTFFDHQDQVWSVKYNGTGSKIVSVGDDRAIHIYDCPM, from the exons TACAGTATTCTGTTCAAGCAAGAACATG CCCACGACGATGCCATCTGGACTGCTGCATGGGGTAGAAGTGAGCGGGATGGATTGGAGACAATAGTCACTGGCTCTCTGGACGACATGGTGAAAGTCTGGAAATG GTCCGACGAAAAGCTGGAGCTGCAGTGGACCCTGGAGGGCCACCAGCTGGGTATAGTCTCAGTTGACGTCAGTCCCAACGGAGCCATAGCAGCCTCCAGCTCACTGGATGCCCACATACGCCTCTGGGACCTTGAGTTTGGCAAGCAGATCAAGTCCATGGATGCGGGCCCAG TTGATGCATGGACAGTAGCCTTCTCCCCAGACTCCAAATACATTGCCACAGGAAGCCATCTTGGAAAGGTCAACATCTTTGGGGTTGAAAGCGGCAAGAAGGAGTACTCTTTGGACACCAGAGGGAAATTCATACTGAGTATAGCCTAC AGTCCAGACGGAAAGTACTTGGCCAGTGGAGCTATAGATGGAATCATTAACATCTTTGACATTGCCACTGGGAAACTACTCCATACGCTGGAAG GTCACGCCATGCCCATCAGATCTCTGACGTTCTCTccagactcacagctcttagtcACAGCCTCAGATGATGGCTACATCAAGATTTATGACGT GCAGCATGCCAAGTTGGCAGGCACCCTGAGTGGCCACGCATCCTGGGTCCTCAACGTAGCTTTCTCCCCTGACGACACGCATTTTGTGTCCAG TTCCTCAGACAAGAGTGTAAAGGTTTGGGACGCCAGCTCCAGGGCGTGTGTCAATACATTCTTTGACCATCAGGACCAG GTGTGGAGTGTGAAATACAACGGCACAGGTTCTAAGATCGTATCTGTTGGAGATGACCGGGCCATCCATATCTATGATTGTCCCATGTGA